From Proteiniborus sp. DW1, one genomic window encodes:
- a CDS encoding DUF6470 family protein codes for MPLSITTIKGQIGIETTNAYLDLRQPKGEQSIRQIKPQMIIDRELPKVLIDQSQPFAEAGRKPWSQVAEEYAQMGRQQALEGIARIVDDGNRMAMIQRKMPDAIPEIALKNSTPKQHEFNFAMIPTSRPKIEVIGHLNIDWQLGGVEYSYTPRKPEGDYHPGKVDIYMKQYPKTEIRYIDNRV; via the coding sequence ATGCCACTAAGTATAACAACCATCAAAGGGCAAATAGGCATCGAAACAACAAATGCATATCTAGACTTAAGACAGCCTAAGGGTGAGCAATCTATAAGGCAAATTAAGCCTCAAATGATAATAGATAGAGAACTACCTAAGGTTCTTATAGATCAATCTCAGCCCTTTGCAGAAGCGGGGAGAAAGCCTTGGTCACAGGTAGCAGAAGAATATGCACAGATGGGTAGGCAACAAGCACTAGAAGGTATAGCCAGAATAGTAGATGATGGAAATAGAATGGCTATGATACAGAGAAAGATGCCTGACGCAATTCCGGAAATAGCTTTAAAGAATTCAACACCTAAGCAACATGAGTTTAACTTTGCCATGATACCTACTAGTAGACCAAAGATAGAAGTAATAGGTCATCTGAACATTGACTGGCAGTTAGGGGGAGTAGAATACAGCTACACACCTAGAAAGCCAGAGGGAGACTATCACCCAGGTAAAGTAGATATATATATGAAACAATACCCAAAAACAGAAATTAGATATATAGATAATAGAGTGTAG
- the fliW gene encoding flagellar assembly protein FliW has protein sequence MKIITKHFGEIEIDHEKIINFIDGIPGFDDQKRFIIIDNPDETVPFKWLQSIDEPELAFVIINPFVFKEDYEFDLPKHVIDKLKIKEEKDVLVYSIVVIPEDITQMTANLLGPLIINTNEMLGKQIVLDDNRYTTKHYILENAKAKGKEE, from the coding sequence ATGAAAATCATTACAAAACACTTCGGTGAAATAGAAATAGACCATGAAAAAATCATCAACTTTATTGATGGTATTCCAGGCTTCGATGATCAAAAAAGATTCATCATTATCGATAATCCTGATGAAACAGTACCCTTCAAATGGTTACAATCAATAGATGAGCCTGAACTAGCATTTGTCATAATAAATCCATTTGTTTTTAAAGAAGACTATGAGTTTGACTTGCCAAAACATGTTATAGATAAGCTTAAAATTAAAGAAGAAAAAGATGTATTAGTCTATTCAATAGTAGTCATACCAGAAGATATCACACAAATGACGGCTAACTTGCTAGGACCATTGATTATAAATACAAATGAAATGCTAGGAAAGCAAATAGTATTAGATGACAATAGGTACACAACTAAGCATTATATTTTAGAAAATGCTAAAGCTAAAGGTAAGGAGGAGTAG
- the csrA gene encoding carbon storage regulator CsrA, whose amino-acid sequence MLILTRKINESIVINNNIEIIVAGIDDGKVKLGIKAPKDIEIHRKEIYENIKAENKDAAKSASIDFYELGELFKKSGL is encoded by the coding sequence ATGTTAATACTTACCAGAAAGATAAATGAAAGTATTGTCATTAATAATAATATAGAAATAATTGTAGCGGGAATAGATGATGGGAAGGTAAAATTGGGTATAAAAGCACCTAAGGATATAGAGATACATAGAAAAGAGATATATGAAAATATAAAGGCTGAAAACAAAGATGCAGCTAAGTCCGCGTCAATAGATTTCTATGAATTGGGTGAGTTATTTAAAAAGTCTGGGCTTTAG
- a CDS encoding DUF3369 domain-containing protein has translation MDTDTVDLVFAKEDSIPLNKREQEAWKVIIADDEEGVHQITKMVLSDFEVFGRKIEFISTFSGEETRKAISDNPDTALILLDVVMETDDAGLKVAKYIREDLKNNLVRIVLRTGYPGHAPERRVIIDYDINDYKEKTELTSQKLFTTVVTALRSYKDILVIEENRRALERLIESSPKIFELQSLGKFVSAVLSQMISIMNLSKNTLFYSTAGFAATKDLTTGDFKILAASGNYLNEVQKSIREALKPSILSFVEKALTKKENIFEDGRYVAYFRSKNGAENIIYTEINKELNALDKNLINLFCNNVSIAFDNLYLNKEIEDTQKEIIYALGEVTEGRSTEIGNHIKKVSEYCELLASKYGLPEEEVEIIKIASPIHDIGKIVVPDAILNKPGKLTPEEFEIIKQHPMKGYELLSRFNRKILKIAAIISRDHHEKYDGTGYPQGLKGEGIHLYGRIACVADVFDALTSKRVYKDAWAIDDVLGYFKKERGGHFDPKLVDILIDNIDEFLDIKEKAERA, from the coding sequence ATGGATACTGATACTGTAGATTTAGTTTTTGCTAAAGAAGATTCAATTCCATTGAATAAGAGAGAACAAGAAGCTTGGAAGGTAATTATTGCTGATGATGAGGAGGGGGTACACCAGATTACCAAAATGGTTCTTAGTGATTTTGAGGTGTTTGGAAGGAAAATTGAGTTTATTAGCACCTTTTCAGGAGAGGAGACAAGGAAAGCAATAAGTGATAACCCAGATACTGCACTTATACTGCTGGATGTAGTTATGGAGACAGATGATGCAGGTCTTAAAGTAGCTAAATACATAAGAGAAGATTTAAAAAACAACCTAGTTAGAATAGTACTTAGAACAGGTTATCCTGGACATGCACCTGAAAGAAGGGTGATAATAGACTATGATATAAATGATTATAAGGAAAAAACAGAGTTGACTTCTCAAAAGCTTTTTACAACTGTTGTTACAGCCCTTAGATCATATAAGGACATTTTAGTCATAGAAGAAAACAGAAGGGCATTAGAGAGGCTTATTGAATCTTCCCCTAAAATTTTTGAGCTTCAATCCTTAGGCAAATTCGTATCTGCAGTATTATCTCAGATGATTTCCATAATGAACCTAAGCAAAAATACTTTATTTTATAGTACAGCAGGATTTGCAGCTACAAAGGATTTAACTACAGGGGATTTTAAAATTTTAGCAGCTTCAGGAAACTACTTAAATGAGGTCCAAAAAAGTATTAGAGAAGCTTTAAAGCCTAGCATTTTATCTTTTGTAGAAAAGGCGTTAACTAAAAAAGAAAATATTTTTGAAGATGGTAGATATGTAGCATACTTTAGAAGTAAGAATGGAGCAGAGAATATTATTTATACAGAAATAAATAAAGAGCTTAATGCCTTAGATAAGAACCTAATAAATCTGTTTTGCAACAATGTTTCCATAGCCTTTGATAATCTGTATTTAAATAAAGAAATAGAGGATACTCAGAAAGAAATAATCTACGCCTTAGGAGAGGTTACTGAAGGTAGATCCACAGAGATAGGGAATCATATTAAAAAGGTATCGGAGTATTGTGAACTATTAGCTTCTAAATATGGCCTACCTGAAGAAGAAGTAGAGATAATTAAAATAGCTTCTCCAATACATGATATTGGAAAGATAGTTGTACCAGATGCTATACTAAATAAGCCTGGAAAGTTAACACCAGAGGAATTTGAAATAATTAAACAGCATCCAATGAAAGGCTATGAGCTTCTAAGTCGTTTTAATAGGAAGATTCTAAAGATTGCAGCAATTATATCTAGGGACCATCATGAAAAATATGATGGGACAGGCTATCCACAGGGGCTAAAAGGAGAAGGAATACATTTATATGGTAGAATAGCATGTGTAGCTGATGTTTTTGATGCTCTTACTTCTAAAAGAGTATATAAGGATGCTTGGGCAATAGATGATGTACTAGGTTACTTTAAAAAGGAAAGAGGAGGACATTTTGATCCTAAGCTAGTAGATATTCTAATAGATAACATAGATGAATTCCTAGATATCAAGGAAAAAGCTGAAAGAGCCTAG
- a CDS encoding sensor histidine kinase, which produces MIKKTSLFISLCLITLSIFNYSYGIAENYDLKKDVLVINSYNKGLKWTDDIVRGIESILQDKANIYVEYMDAKRIDNEEYHVMLRDIFSHKFKNYSFDTIITSDVNALAFMAKYGVEIFPNTPLVFCGVDAVEIPEALPPHTTGVMETIDIKENLELALSLHQKAKSILVISDSNETGKNNRAEVEALSLLYKDLSFQYVTELSMDEIIEKVSKLGQETIILALSYVKDSQDNIFSFQDVAKIISSNTKAPFYSTWDFYIGSGSIGGYVASGFYQGEKAGELTLKILEGESAEDIPIVEKSPNKYIFDYEKLREFDIREQDLPKDSIIVNKSPSFYEEYKLIVNITVSFLVFLIIVIIFLLLNISKRKAIEKDLLIKTKEIRDLNTNLENRIEERTLELSQSNDKLKETLDLLKETQSYLIEREKISALGDLVGGVAHEINTPIGIALTGATYLVENTREIVEKLSNNTLKRAELEQFLSTATDTSHIIQSHMNRASKVIRSFKQIAVDQYTGDLQTFNLKKYVEDVILSLHPELKKTKISMDIMGADDIDITTYPGDIAHILTNLIMNTLSHGYEEYEEGKIIIELDKSPKEVTIRYKDFGKGINNKNLKKIFEPFYTTARGKGGTGFGLSIVYNLVTQRLKGTIICESEEGKYTEFILTIPADLNAIQSEKTNL; this is translated from the coding sequence TTGATAAAAAAAACATCCCTATTTATAAGTCTTTGCTTAATAACTCTATCCATATTTAATTATTCCTACGGAATAGCTGAAAACTATGACTTAAAGAAAGATGTACTAGTTATTAATTCTTACAATAAGGGCTTAAAGTGGACAGATGATATAGTCCGTGGAATAGAATCTATACTACAAGACAAGGCAAACATATATGTAGAGTATATGGATGCAAAGAGAATAGACAATGAAGAATATCATGTAATGCTAAGAGATATATTTAGCCATAAGTTCAAAAACTATTCTTTTGATACCATAATCACTTCTGATGTAAATGCTCTTGCCTTTATGGCTAAATATGGTGTGGAAATATTTCCAAATACCCCATTGGTTTTTTGTGGGGTTGATGCTGTAGAGATACCTGAAGCTCTTCCACCACATACAACTGGGGTCATGGAAACCATAGATATTAAGGAAAATTTAGAGCTAGCCCTATCTCTTCACCAGAAAGCAAAAAGCATACTTGTAATTAGCGACAGCAATGAAACAGGAAAAAACAATAGAGCTGAAGTAGAAGCTTTAAGCCTTCTATATAAGGACTTGTCTTTTCAATATGTTACAGAACTTTCAATGGATGAAATAATCGAAAAAGTAAGCAAATTGGGACAAGAAACTATAATATTAGCACTTTCTTATGTAAAAGATAGTCAAGACAACATATTTAGCTTTCAAGACGTAGCTAAAATCATATCCTCAAATACTAAAGCACCATTTTATAGTACATGGGACTTTTATATAGGAAGTGGAAGTATAGGAGGATATGTAGCTAGCGGTTTTTATCAAGGAGAAAAAGCAGGAGAATTGACATTAAAAATACTAGAAGGAGAAAGTGCAGAAGACATACCTATTGTAGAAAAAAGCCCTAACAAATATATTTTTGACTATGAAAAGTTAAGAGAGTTTGATATAAGAGAACAAGACCTGCCAAAAGACTCTATTATTGTAAACAAGTCCCCATCCTTTTATGAAGAATACAAGCTTATTGTAAATATTACAGTTAGCTTCTTGGTATTTTTAATTATTGTAATCATATTCTTGCTATTAAATATTTCAAAGAGAAAAGCAATAGAAAAGGATTTGCTCATAAAGACAAAAGAAATCAGAGATTTAAATACAAACCTAGAAAATAGAATAGAGGAAAGGACATTAGAGCTTAGTCAGTCAAATGATAAACTAAAGGAAACCTTAGACCTACTTAAGGAAACTCAAAGCTATCTCATAGAAAGAGAAAAAATAAGTGCTTTAGGAGACCTAGTTGGTGGTGTGGCTCATGAAATAAATACACCTATAGGAATTGCCCTAACAGGTGCTACTTACTTAGTTGAAAATACTAGAGAAATTGTAGAAAAGCTAAGCAATAATACTTTAAAAAGAGCAGAGCTTGAGCAGTTTCTGTCTACCGCCACAGATACCAGCCATATCATTCAATCACATATGAACCGTGCATCAAAGGTAATTAGAAGCTTTAAACAGATAGCTGTTGACCAATATACTGGTGATCTACAAACATTTAATTTAAAAAAATATGTAGAGGATGTAATCCTAAGTCTTCATCCAGAGCTTAAGAAGACAAAGATATCCATGGATATAATGGGAGCTGATGATATAGACATAACCACATATCCCGGTGACATTGCCCATATACTGACTAACCTAATAATGAATACCTTATCCCATGGCTATGAGGAATACGAGGAAGGTAAGATAATTATTGAGCTAGACAAGTCACCTAAGGAAGTGACTATACGCTACAAAGACTTCGGTAAAGGAATCAACAATAAAAACCTAAAGAAAATTTTTGAGCCTTTTTACACTACAGCCAGAGGAAAGGGTGGAACAGGCTTTGGATTAAGTATTGTCTATAATCTAGTGACTCAAAGGCTAAAAGGAACTATCATATGTGAAAGTGAGGAAGGAAAGTATACAGAATTTATATTGACTATTCCAGCGGATTTAAACGCAATCCAATCAGAGAAAACAAATTTATAA
- a CDS encoding flagellin: MRIANNLMAVNTHRQLNITTGYQTKSMEKLSSGLKINRAGDDAAGLSISEKMRNQIRGLQQASSNAQDAISLIQTAEGALTETHNILKRMRELVVKSGNKGTMTEDEFSAIQDEINQLNTELSGIAQRTEFNGKKLLNGDYTDQVFQIGANSGQTATLSIGNLGATELGVHDIDVEDASATISGMLGKVNAAISTVSEERSKLGAMQNRLEYTIKNLDNAAENLQAAESRIRDTDMAKEMVEFTKQNILQQAAQAMLAQANQAPQGVLQLLR, from the coding sequence ATGAGAATAGCTAATAACTTAATGGCAGTTAACACTCACAGACAATTAAATATCACTACTGGATACCAAACAAAATCAATGGAAAAATTATCATCAGGTTTAAAAATCAACAGAGCAGGAGATGACGCAGCTGGTCTATCAATCTCTGAAAAAATGAGAAACCAAATCAGAGGACTTCAACAAGCATCATCAAATGCACAAGATGCTATATCTTTAATCCAAACAGCTGAAGGTGCTTTAACAGAAACTCATAACATTCTTAAGAGAATGAGAGAGTTAGTAGTTAAGTCAGGTAACAAAGGAACTATGACAGAAGACGAATTTTCTGCAATACAAGATGAAATCAATCAACTTAACACTGAACTTAGTGGTATAGCACAACGTACAGAGTTTAATGGTAAGAAACTACTTAATGGAGACTATACAGATCAAGTTTTCCAAATAGGAGCAAACTCTGGACAAACTGCAACATTATCAATAGGCAATCTAGGTGCGACAGAATTAGGCGTTCACGATATAGATGTTGAAGATGCTAGTGCAACAATTTCTGGTATGCTAGGCAAAGTTAATGCTGCTATAAGTACTGTATCAGAAGAAAGATCAAAATTAGGTGCTATGCAAAACAGACTTGAATACACTATCAAGAACTTAGATAATGCTGCAGAAAACCTACAAGCTGCAGAATCAAGAATTAGAGATACAGACATGGCTAAGGAAATGGTAGAATTCACTAAACAAAACATTCTACAACAAGCTGCTCAAGCTATGTTAGCTCAAGCTAACCAAGCTCCTCAAGGAGTACTTCAATTACTTAGATAA
- a CDS encoding 6-hydroxymethylpterin diphosphokinase MptE-like protein gives MLLADNITILKKVFPLTWASIKKVENNLDKNLVKLESTKNGQKTLLINKEDKSIYMHSKYNPIREVDTIVEEYKNIEPNSSVIFYGAGLGYHIDTFLEKYPDVNYYIYEPIPEILYEYLSNKEIKDLPSKRLKNIVTTTGKQIISIFLNEVINKSTGKIELVTLPIHKQLFPEEYKEFLQLYKEIVKGKMTNIAAENIFQKRWILNSMKNFKEVLSTPNIMVEKKGQFKGKTALLVAAGPSLNEELENIRYIKENGLAYIFSVGTTVNTLINNNIYPDATTTYDPKQINQIAVKKIKENGITEIPLIFGSSVGYETIENYPGKKYHMLTNQDTVSSFYARTMNNKPIARVYDAPTISVITLQLLYNLGFSTVILVGQNLAYLGSKRYSSGSVNRTELNEKEKEKAITIKDVYGNETLTNSSYISMKEQLEFYIRIFEDMRVINSTKGGAHINGTTFIELSDVIGTHLTNKIVEKDWLECKLTEYDIDYLSSQSKKMDKEYEHALKLIKEYYKVIESIKTFINNKNYSQAEKMYSKLDKVFSKIENNSFFTTFIIPRNRVIYKALVDSIDSLNEEKDKALKGNRIINSFKNFMDLCKDDIDDLLPAYEELKNNIQEYINSTC, from the coding sequence ATGCTTTTAGCTGACAATATTACTATACTTAAAAAGGTGTTCCCTTTAACTTGGGCAAGTATAAAAAAAGTAGAAAACAATCTAGATAAAAACCTAGTAAAATTAGAGTCTACAAAAAATGGACAAAAAACCCTATTGATTAATAAAGAAGATAAATCTATATACATGCACAGTAAATATAACCCTATTAGAGAAGTAGATACTATTGTGGAAGAATATAAAAATATTGAACCAAATAGTAGTGTTATTTTTTATGGAGCAGGCTTAGGCTATCATATAGATACTTTTTTAGAGAAATATCCTGATGTAAACTATTATATCTATGAACCTATTCCAGAGATATTGTATGAATATTTATCTAATAAAGAGATAAAAGATCTGCCTTCAAAAAGATTAAAAAATATAGTCACTACTACAGGTAAACAGATTATATCCATATTCTTAAATGAAGTTATTAATAAATCAACAGGCAAGATAGAACTAGTTACTTTACCTATACACAAACAGCTTTTTCCTGAAGAATACAAGGAGTTTCTTCAATTATATAAAGAAATAGTAAAAGGGAAAATGACTAATATAGCAGCAGAGAACATATTCCAAAAACGATGGATTTTAAACAGTATGAAAAATTTCAAAGAAGTGCTGTCTACACCTAATATAATGGTAGAGAAAAAAGGACAATTTAAAGGGAAAACTGCTTTACTAGTAGCAGCAGGTCCTTCACTAAATGAGGAATTAGAGAATATTCGATATATAAAAGAAAATGGGTTAGCCTACATATTTAGTGTAGGAACTACTGTGAATACTTTAATTAATAACAATATATATCCAGACGCAACTACTACCTATGATCCAAAGCAGATAAATCAAATTGCAGTAAAGAAGATTAAGGAAAATGGAATAACGGAAATACCGCTAATTTTTGGTTCTAGCGTTGGCTATGAAACTATAGAAAACTATCCAGGCAAAAAGTATCATATGCTCACAAACCAAGATACGGTTTCAAGTTTTTATGCAAGGACTATGAATAATAAGCCTATAGCAAGAGTTTATGATGCACCTACTATTTCGGTTATTACTTTACAATTACTTTATAATTTAGGATTTAGCACAGTCATATTAGTAGGACAAAACTTAGCATATCTAGGAAGTAAAAGATATTCTTCAGGTTCTGTAAATAGAACTGAATTGAATGAAAAAGAGAAGGAAAAAGCAATAACTATTAAAGATGTCTATGGTAATGAAACACTTACTAACTCTAGTTATATCTCTATGAAAGAACAGTTAGAATTTTATATAAGAATATTTGAAGATATGAGAGTAATAAATTCAACTAAAGGTGGAGCACATATAAATGGAACTACTTTTATAGAGTTAAGTGATGTGATTGGTACACATTTAACTAATAAAATAGTAGAAAAGGATTGGCTTGAGTGTAAACTAACAGAGTATGACATTGATTACTTAAGTTCCCAATCAAAAAAAATGGACAAGGAATATGAACATGCCTTAAAATTGATTAAAGAGTATTATAAGGTTATAGAAAGCATAAAAACATTTATTAATAATAAAAACTATAGCCAAGCAGAAAAAATGTATAGTAAGCTAGATAAAGTTTTTTCAAAAATAGAGAATAATAGTTTCTTTACCACTTTTATTATTCCTAGAAATAGAGTAATCTATAAAGCGTTAGTAGATAGTATTGATAGCTTAAATGAAGAAAAGGATAAAGCTCTTAAGGGGAATAGAATAATTAATAGTTTTAAAAATTTTATGGATTTATGTAAAGATGATATAGATGATTTGCTACCAGCATATGAAGAATTAAAAAATAATATACAAGAATATATTAATTCTACTTGTTAG
- the pseB gene encoding UDP-N-acetylglucosamine 4,6-dehydratase (inverting), producing MLNDKSILITGGTGSFGQKFIEMILERYNPSRIVVYSRDEFKQDVVRKKFFSKLSKEQFSKLRFFIGDVRDKDRLYRAFKGVDYVIHAAAMKQVPACEYNPFEAIKTNIHGAQNVVDAALDCDVKKVVALSTDKAVNPINLYGGTKLVSDKLFISANAYSGGKGTIFSVVRYGNVAGSRGSVIPFFKELIESGAKELPITDFRMTRFWITLEEGVELVFKALEESKGGETYISKIPSFKITDLAKAMLPNVILNEVGIREGEKLDEVMITKDDSRYTYEYEKHYIIYPHFDWWNSKKFFTNGGRPLQEGFEYNSGTNIDWLSIEELRKLLYKINMMPFSSDYLKEIAVTEEK from the coding sequence ATGTTAAATGACAAATCAATACTCATAACAGGAGGAACAGGTTCATTTGGACAAAAGTTTATAGAGATGATATTAGAAAGATATAATCCCTCAAGAATTGTAGTGTATTCAAGAGATGAATTTAAGCAAGATGTAGTGAGAAAGAAATTTTTCTCTAAGCTATCAAAAGAGCAGTTTTCTAAATTAAGGTTTTTTATAGGTGACGTCAGAGATAAAGACAGATTATATAGAGCTTTTAAAGGGGTAGATTATGTAATACACGCAGCAGCTATGAAGCAAGTACCTGCATGTGAATATAATCCTTTTGAAGCTATAAAGACTAATATTCATGGGGCTCAGAATGTTGTAGATGCGGCTTTAGACTGTGATGTAAAGAAGGTAGTAGCGCTTTCTACTGATAAAGCAGTTAATCCTATAAATCTTTATGGCGGTACAAAGCTTGTATCAGATAAGCTTTTTATATCAGCCAATGCATATTCAGGTGGGAAGGGTACCATATTTTCAGTAGTTAGGTATGGAAATGTGGCAGGTAGCAGAGGCTCAGTGATACCTTTTTTTAAGGAATTAATAGAAAGTGGAGCAAAAGAACTGCCAATTACAGATTTTAGAATGACTAGGTTTTGGATTACATTGGAGGAAGGTGTAGAGTTAGTATTTAAGGCTTTAGAAGAGTCAAAAGGTGGAGAAACCTATATATCTAAAATTCCTTCATTTAAGATTACAGATTTAGCAAAAGCCATGCTACCTAATGTTATACTTAATGAAGTGGGCATAAGAGAAGGAGAGAAGTTAGATGAGGTTATGATAACTAAAGATGATTCGAGATATACTTATGAGTATGAAAAGCATTATATAATTTATCCTCATTTTGACTGGTGGAACTCTAAAAAATTTTTTACTAATGGAGGGCGACCGCTACAAGAAGGATTTGAATATAATTCTGGAACAAATATTGACTGGTTAAGTATAGAAGAATTGAGGAAA